TTAAGCTGAAGTAGAGATGGAGGCGGGAATTATTCATTTATCCTCTGTTTGGTTTTCAGGCTGTGACATAAAAGATCAACTTCATGTTGGGAcataaaccactttaaaaagtgGGTTCATTAGCAGCTTTTAGTCAGGACTCCAGTGCAGCGTTTGACCTTTTAAAGCTTCGTTTGCATATAATTCAAGAGTGTTGAGTGAGTGTTCAAAGGAAACAACATTATCTGATGTTTTGTAACCATATTTGAATATGACTGAGATACTTCAGCGACTTAGAAGTGAATCAGTGGGATTTTTATGGCCTTCAGTTGCATAGTGCGCTTATCTCAGACGTCactattaatacattttatcgTATTTGTTTAACCCACACACAACTTTAAATGCATTCATTTTGTGGTTGTGGATAATTTGTAGTTGTGTGTGACTGTAAAGAAGCACAGACTGTAGATGTCCAACACGTGTTCGTTCGGTCCAGTTTGAAGGACTCGAACATTTTTGGTCGTCTCAGTTTGTGGTTTTAAAGGCCGACCTCACGAGCAGATCTGAAGTTTCTCACAAAACGAACGACAGTGTTTGCTGTGTGGGTCCTGTTCTTGTAAACTTCAACACAATCTAATGGACTGAATGATGCTAACgagacagggggaaaaaaaactgaacaacacACAGGATAcaggagactgtcaaaataaaacaggaagagaccaaacgcagacttgacataGAACACACGAGATGGGGGACGATGACACGGAGGACAAAGcagacactggaacacagacaGGACGAACAAAGGGAGGCAGGAATGAAATACAATAACTTAAACTATAACCAAACCCATCGGCAAACAATGACACAACCTCAGCCTCCTTCAGGCCTTTCTGACAACGTTTCAAACACATGGGACACAATTCTTTGGGGAGCGATCCTCAGTTGTAGAAATCTGGTTGGTTCTGGTTCTGTATGGGCACCACTGAGGCAGCAGAGGGCTGCAGAGGAGCCATCGGTCTGTGTGGAGTCTTCATGTTCTCCCCCTGTGCAGGCCTGGGTTCTCCCTGTAGTACCCACAGAGGCACGCATGTTCAGTTAACTGGTGATGCTGAATTAGccttgaatgtgtgtgtgtgtgtgcgcgaggGGTTGTCAGTCTCTCAGTCTCAGCCTTGCAAAAATGCAGCTTGAGGAGAACATGAACATCTTTGCTGTGAAGTTCTCCAGGCGTTCCTCCTTCAGTCTTGTAGTGCTCGTACACCTAACTGAAACACGCCCATCAAGAAGTCCAGATATTCAGTAAGATGCCACACATGATTTTGAACAAGTAGATCCTGATTCCATCAATCACTCGTGCCATCCACCTGGCTgcaagaatgaaaactttgcatcagtctgagtcagatTTGTTTAGCTGGTTGAGACGAGCTGTAATTCACAACCGCGCAGtgtgtaaaatatttcaaaattacGCAAAAGCAAGGCAGCAGCAAATCTTCTGAAATTATTTCTTCAACTGAAAAATCACAGACTGAAAGCTAAAGCTGGCAttactgacctcattatttgacaCTTTAAGCAGGTTTAATATGAAACTCCACCAGTGGAATTAAGGAAATATCTAATTAGTCCAATTTAAACACCATCAGTCTATCACTATCAGTCACTTTCCTGCCCCACAGTGgaattaatacaaaaaaatcagatgaaAATAAGATTAAAACATAAACTACAACAAAAAGCCAGGGATGTAATCACAAGTGAGCCAGACCAGTAAAACCATTACATAacataaaagttaaaaataccTCCAAACAGCCTGTAAAGAAACTACATCCACATTCTGATTTCTTATGAGAATCAAGTCCACATCTCCACAGTCAGTCAGTCTAAAGAGTCCAAACATTATTCTCGGTTTTTCTCATGTTCATATTCTGCAAAGGCCGTTAAGCGGGCCGGACGTGAGCCTTTGGTGAACCGGTTCCAGCCCGGTGGCCTCCTGCTGGACACCGCCGGTGAAGCTGGAGCATTTGTGTGTCTCCGCCTCCTCTCGTGTTTGTGGGAGGGCTCTGCTCTGTTGACAGTTGTAAACCCCgcgttcacacacacacccacgctACTTGCACACTCCCGCCGGGCTGTCAGTACGCGCTGCTCCATCCCTGCGTCCTCTGCGCTTCGCGTCCAGCTGCGCGCACATCTGAGCTCCGAATCAGGACCGAAGCGGAACCCGCCGGAACGAGTGGAGAGCAGGAGGAGACCGAATATGGCCTCTAAAGCAATGGCGAGTCTGAAACTGTCGCAAGATCAGATTCATATCCTGGAGGAAAATTTCAACAAAGTCAGCAAGCATCCGGACAGCACGACGCTCATGCTGATCGCGGCGGAGTGCGGACTGTCAGAGGAGGAAACGCAGGTGAGTAAAAGCGAATTCATTcagcgtctgtgtgtgtgtgtgtgtgtgtgtgtgggaatgtGCTGGAAATGTGTGGAGTTCAGTTTTCTCCATGTTATTCCTCTTGTAGGCTTATCTGTATCTATGCTGTTTAATGTTAGTTATGAGCAAAGATGGGACGCTTTGACATAACCCCTCAGAGATCAGTGGAACAGGTCTGTGGAGACTGATAATAAGATTATTGTCATTCAAGCGTGTAATAACCCGCTTACAGGCGTTTTCCTCACTTTAGAGCTGATTTCAATCTTAAAACAACAGAATGATTACTTtacaaaaaacccccacaaaTAAACACTCCTGCATTCAAACTTTTACTAATTTCAATTTACATTTAATattcaagttttaaaaaaactggttaaggtttaaaaaaaaatactctacATACTATTTTATCTAAAATAAGAAGTACTTTGTGTCATTCGGAAACTCAGTAAAGCAGTTCTTTATTAAAAGTTGCTTTTGTGCAGTTTTCAGAAGTTGATCTTAACTGAAAAACTGAAGCGCTGGAATCAGTACATTCAATAGTTTCACAGCTTCAGAGGTTACAGGTGTGTGAGGCTCGGACAGGTGAGCTTTGAGGAGCTTTAAATgtgtggagcagctgcagagagTGCGGGGCGCGCGGTGTTTCTGTTTACGTCACAGTGTGATGAAATAATCCTCCTCTGAGTGGAAACCAACACTGACCACAGCTGATCGCCAGCGGAGCAACTCCGGAGCcgagcttcctgctgctgctccggGCTCGGCTATTGTTAACAGTCGCAAACAGTGATTCATGTGTGCGGGGCGGCTTTCAGAGGCGGTGAGGGCGGGACCGCCTCTCTGTTTCAGATGATGTCATTCCGGTGTGTGGTCGCTGCTCGTACCTGTACCTCAGATGGCATATATTTCATATATCAGgagaaatacatttaaattcaaaGTCACTAAATGCTTATTTTCCATAATcggttcatttgtttttcaaacacaaatgcaaaccTGGTTTCAGCTCCTCAAATGTCAGAATTTGTCACTATTATGCAGTAATACACTGGATATCTACCAGGCATGTTTGACACTTCATTGacaaaacaaatgcattaaTTTATGGATAATTACTGGAGCCTGACTGATAGAGGATTTTTAAACGCAATACTGATATTTTGAATCAAAACCCGATATTCTGATATATCGACTGATATTTTTTGAGTTGATGGATCAGTTCATTGCTGCGTTTACCGTGTCACCAAAAGGGAagctgcagagtgccctctggtgggtGAACTATGTatcatcaacactcataacttTGTTGAAGggtgttttaaaaagtaaagaagaggcGAGCAAAATTATAGGGTTAGGGGTCAGGggttactttttaaatgttcatttattGGCTGATAATATCGATCCACTGATAAATCAGTCGGGCTTTAATAATTGCTAACCAATCAATTCAAAATGACTTTTGCAATATAGCATAAAGTCACATATTTCTATGagcttttaaatacatttttattaatctcaacagcttttttttgccttctttaTTTAACTGCCCACATTCAAGGtaaaccttttatttttttgttcaaaataaatatcaagttAAAGCTAAATTTTCTCAATAAATGCCCCTCACAGGTTAATAGAGCTCAGTTTATTGGTACCAGATCTCTTGTTTAGTGCAAGAAAAGCCCAAAACTTAAAGCTATTTTATATTTGAACTGCTTAAACAAGAGAATGTTTGGATGAATTCCTGCAGACTTCATTTTGTTACTGTCTCCATTCGGTCTCAGTCTCCCCTCTCATCCACATGTACacactcccaccaccctctatCTGAGGGATGCCTTTGGCCTACTGTACAGTCTGAGCATCTGTCACACCAGCAGCCAGATGTGAAGCTTCAGAGCTCTGATaccaacacaaagtgcagtGAAGCTGTGCAGGCGCCTCCTCTTTGCGAGCAGCACTCTGAAGCTGCATCCTTGATGATCTTTTCATTTTGCCAAACGGTGGATGTCTGCTTTCAGAACAAGTTTCCTGTTCGGGATTTGGCAATCAAATGACCCGGCTGTTTGCTTAGCTGTACTCAGCAGGAGGAGGCGAGGCACGTGGCTCCGTCATCCGAGCCGGTGCAGCATCAGCTTCGTTTTGCAGGCAAATTTCCacccgtgtttgtgtttgtcaggaGAGATAAAGCTCAGGGATGGCAGATATATGATAACTCATGTATGACAGATACGCACCTCTTGCCATGTTTCTGCTGTAACCCAACAAACCAGCCCCACCAGATTTTTCTGGGCTGCAGTAacacaaacagaacaacaaaaaaaagacctaCACAGAGCTGAACCTGGTGCATAAACAGCTTTTTATCCGCTGATGCTCTTTCAGGGAAAATCAATGCTGCAAACTTGTTTTTAGGTTTAGATGCAATTTGACTAATAAAGGGGCCAAAGCAACAATAACTGCTGTCAGAGGAAACTGACGTTATTAAACCATACCAGTGAATTTAAAACGTTCCAACCAgcagaaaaaacaagaacattttAGAAACAAATTAGAAGAGgcctgaaaaataataataattaaaaccaatTATTTAatgacacacaaagaaaacattctCATTGGTcccttttaataaaataaagtagcTTAAAATGTTGGCAGGACAAATGTTTTgctctttctttcctttgaaATAAAGCTGTTTGTAAAAATGTGCATAATTTGTTGCTGTGACATAAAGAGGAAACAGACTAACGAGCATGCACAGTCCTCTGAATCAAACACTCAAAGCTAGAAAGTTCAGGTGAAGGTTTATGCATCAGGTGAGCAATTTTCACCTTTGTGTCCAGCTCTTCTTAATCTTCTGGGGGTCATTTTTCTTCGGTTCTGGCCACATGAGGAGGCTGGTGACAGTGGCAGCAGGAGACCAAAGGGTTTTAACTTTTACTTTCACTTGCTGGTTAGATTTAGGCTCAGTTAGGTTTAGGCAGCAAGACGTATTGGGAGTGACgtcctcctgtgttttctccgAGTATGCAGCATGATAAATACTGGTCTTCCTTTGTAGCAAACTGCCCCTTTAAAGGATTAAGTTCTGTACGTTTAAAGCATTACTGGTAAATGGAGTCATTCAAAGATCCcattctgaaaaagaaagtagtCTAAGTCTGCCAGAAAGCGTAGTACAAAGATCAAAACGAGCGCTCACAATCGCCGATTTATGGCCTacgtttcatttttgcagtagATCTTTGTGCATCTATTAGGACGTGTCATTCGTGCAAATGCAGTGAAGGCATTTAATTTGAGAAAAGACTGAACTTTGAAAGAACTGGCTAACTGCTGTAAATGTACTGCCAAGCCTTAGAACCAGGCCTATTCTGTGTTTCCATTCAGCGTACACAAAGGTGCTGGGCCGACCTGTCGGGGAAGCCCGGTCCGGGCGGGGTGAGGTGAAGGTCTGGCCTCTCATCAAAAGAACTGACTCAGTCTCCAGCTGATCTGTTCTCTTTTTgtgcctttctttctcttcctgtcGACACTCCTACGTGTTTTGTACTTGTTAACAAAGCTCTCATTGGAGAACGTTTAACTGGATCAACCCACCCCGGCTACCACTCCCTGTttcacattaacatttacaatgCGCCCTGGGCTCCGAGCAGCATATTTGAGCTCTTTTCAGTGAACTTGTcatttgttttcactgctgcAGGGTCAAGAGTCAAGTGTAAAAGGCTTTCTTATGTAATCCAGTTCAAGTCAACAGGAAAAACTGACTGAAGCACCATTGTATGGCTCAGCAGGATTAGACAAAGTGACAGCTTCCACTGAACACTGATAAAGAAAACTAAACTGACTTTGCAGATGAGATGCAGCATGAACGGCCGAGTTCAGAGACTGGTTCTTGAATTTATTTAGTCCGGTCCAGTTTAAGTGCAAATGAGAATCTCATGTGTTTTCAGTACAAAATGAGGAAACAATCCCTCCTGCCAGGCGCACGCCTCAAACATCCACCCAAAGGCCCATGTCAGAGGGTCTGAATCCCGTCCCAGATTACGTCAGCATCTTGTGAATCCCATGACAACATGAACTGCAAAACAGCAATGCAACAGGtcaagggtgtgtgtgtatatgtgtgtgtgtgtgtgaaggcactCCACGCAGTCATCTTCTGCTCAGAGTTTTAGTATAGCAGTTTTTGGCAGAGAGGTCAGAGAAACAGGCCCTGACTACATGCTGTTAAAATTAGATGGAAACATTCATTTTCTGCGGTTGCCCTGAAAAAAACTTTGCTGTGGGGTCGTTGCTCTGCCACCATGAGTCAGCGACCAAGCTGACATGCACTGAAAAATGTGGCTGCAGTGTGATTGTGAAGATAATGAGAGTCAGATGGGGAATGGGCTTTCATGTAGTTTATCGTTGTTTAATCATATTTGTGTTTTGgttacaaataacatttagcAATATTTACCTCTTATAATTTGGTCTTAAGTTGCTTCCTGTGATTctatccatagactgtatataaaagatggctacAGCCACTGTGActgtgataaataaatatacttaGTAAAGTATGAAGTGTGGCTAATGTGATAATATTAACATACTGAAAGGATAAATGCTATCTTATGCTAACTTGAATAAATGTGTTAGCATGTAAAAATGCTAAATGCAGCATATATTGAACtaaaatcctttaaaaaatattttctgttaaatGCGATTGTTACCATGCTCACATTAACATACTAAAATATAAATTGCTTAGGTTCTATAAATTAGGTTTACCATTTTAAGAttaagtgctctgtgctgtggttaaatatgctaatgttagcatgctgAAATGATAAAGATTAAATGTTAGAACCGATTAAATTTTAttaagggtaaaaaaaaaagtaggctaACATTAACGtgcaaaaatgttaaatgtcagCATATTTTAAGTCAAAATCCTTTTTAGTCACTGGTCAAACTTTTAGTGCTAGATTTAGTGCTCCATGCTATGGAGCACATAGCATGTTAATGCTGACATGCTAAAACGATAAATATAGATTATGCTAACTTTAAcatgttattaaaaatgtaaacaggcTACATAGTTGTTAAGTTAAATTTAACAgatgctgagattttttttttttctgcaagtcTTGgcctttatgctaagctaacaaTATCCAGATGATGCCTTAATGCACAGACATGAAGGTGGTAGGTCTCTAAAGATCTTAAATTATGTGTCACACTGCTTTATTTTCAATGGCCAAGTTTAAGTTTCATGTACATACAATAGTTCCTCAGCTCATGTGCCTTGTTTGAATGCTCACAATAACAGTAACGAAAACATAAACTGGGTGATTAGGTTACCAGTTTAAGAGTCCCAAAGAGTAATGTTGCACTCCAGTTGGTATTAGTAGCAGTTAAATTATTATCTACAGGTAGGTTTGTAGCCAGTGGCCCCAGGTTGAAAATGCATTTGaagtatttccatgtatttttCTTGGAAATATAAGAAGTTAGCGAGTTACATCACCCATCTTGTGTTTCAGGCTTTGCAGTGAACAAACCCACCTGTTTCAACCCCACCCTTGggtgtgtttgtcctgtttgCTTCTTACAGAAATGGTTCACGCTACGTAACGCACAGTGGAGGCAGTCTGAGGGTCTTCCGGCTGAACAGGGATCCGTGTTGGACTGAGATTTTCCGACCACCTTTTTGGGATGCAGGGAGCTCCTTCCTCCTGGACAAGCTGActtcccctcctcttcctcacacacTTCCccctctgtttcttttttgtatctTTGAAGCTGTTTTATCTTACAGAATGTgaaggtgtttgtgtgttgctgCCAATATATCTGCCATgtttacagaaataaacagattGTTATTGTAAGTTAAACAATGCCTTGGAGCGTGTTTTGCTGCTACTGTACATGCTGGATTCAAATTCACTGAGGGAGCCGGGTTATACAATGGTGGGCTGTGGTTTGAAAGGGATGGAGGGCATTGTTTGGTGAGTTTACATGCAAGTCTGTCAGCAGGGACCGGAGCTGGACGCAGAGCTGTTTACCCGACTATAAAAGATGTAGGAAGCGCTGGGTTTACAATAGATGCTGCTGCTATCCAGGAACTTCTGTGGACGAACATGGAACATTTCCAATATAGAGAGAGGGGCGctaagaggagaggagggagcagGACATGACCGAACCCAGTGGCATTGTGGGCTGAACAAATGGCAGGTGATGTAATTTCATTGtccctttttttcctgcataACTGAGTGCAGTAAAAGAAGCTGTGAACTTGCCAGAAAGTTGGAGCTTTAATCCTCAAAATGGGCCCACTTTAAAGGATGAAGCTGCCAGTGGTATGTATTTCACTTACTCTAAACACGTCCCattaaaaacaaccaaaatcaGTATGGTTTGGAATACGGAGATCCATTACTGCCAAAAAACGCATCAATGAGTCATGCTCCTGTACTACAGGTTTCTCTATTACTTTGAGCAGTTTAGCTTACCTGAATACCTACAAGAATACCAAATGTGTATTAATCCACCCCTGAAAATAGTCCAGTACTATATTCTTCCAGATTTTTGAGCGCTTGTGGGGCTCAGAGCAGTTCAGTCATTTTAATGGGATTTGTTaacagtgagaaaaataaagagcAGCACCACATATTACCACATGTAGCAGTACATATTTGTTTACATCTTGAAAAATGGAAGTGTATATGCAAATGGTAAAAAGCGGTTTTTCCATTTGTCCTGTCAGAGTATCTATATCTCATGAGgccctgcttcttttttttttttggctgaaaattatcatttaaaataaagttgtaaacaaatataaaacatagaTACCATTGCTGTTGTctctatttctttttaatttttatttattgttgtcttTGGTCTTTATTGTTGGCGAAATCAAGTGTTGCTTTTTAGAAAGGCTCAGCTTCAGCCTACAGCTTTTTGGTCAAGAGTTTGTATTCTTTCAATTAAATTCTTTGCTGTCACTTGACTTTTATGgccattgttttttgtttttgttttgcctgtTATTCTTATAAATAACCACTGAAATAATAATGCACACTCCCATTCCTAATCCTAAACATgaagttgtcttttttttcctttacaacATAAGGTGCAGTAGATTTAAGGGACATGAATGGGAATGCTCCAGAAATGACCTGAAAatcatttttgtaaaaaaaaaaaaatcttcaaacatGGGCTCGTGGCCTCTTCCTGTTTCATGTAAAAGTATCTGTTCATGTAAGTGATGTGGTGTCATCTGGAATACCCGCTGCCTCCATCGCCTTGTCGGGCACAATCCAGCCATAAGCAGTGATGTGATTTGTACTGCTGGCGGTTCAGAAATCATTTCTCTCTGAGGGATACTTGGGCTTTTTAAGTGCCTCTTTAGCTTGGCACAGTGTCAGCCAGCCTCTCCTGACTGATGGTGCTCTTAAGCTGAGGGCGAATGGTGTCCCTGTTCCAGCTGAAGCCACTGGACAGGCTGCTTTGGGTCATCTGCACTGGTGGTTAGTTATGGTTAGATCCTTTTCACCGCTTATTAACCTCCTCGCCGTCAAACAGGGCATCTGATGTGCAGCACCAGTGTGTAAGACACGACAGCTCCTCCTATACAATCAGGAAGTGAGCAACTAAAATTGGCTATAGGTTTTTATCTATATCAGATGTTACAACATCATTGGGTTGCCTAGCAACTACCTACAAACAGGTTAAAATTGCCTGTTAGTTGCGTTTGTGCACCTTTTAAAAGCATCATATATGATGCTTTATATGACACTTGCATTTAATTCATATATGCAAAACTTCAATTATGCATGAAATATATGATGATGTCATCCCATTGCCTGGCAACCACAGACcaaaccaggggtgggcaactccaggcctcgagggcccctgtcctgcaggttttagatgcgtctctgcttcaacacacctgagtcaaatatagaagtcattagcaggactctggagaacttgactgcatactgaggaggtcattcagccatttgactcaggtgtgttggatcagggacacatctaaaacctgcaggacaccggccctcgaggcctggagttgcccacccctggacCAAATGATACTGCAAAGTTGGGGGTCACCAACTAAAGTCTGCTCTGAGAGTGAACTTATTTCGGCCGTAGCGGGGGTTTCAGATATTTGGGCTGCAGAACACTGAAAATGTGTCCAGAACTGATCCGAGCTCAGTGAGAGGAGACGAGGAGGTTTCCTGCCAACAAGCCGGGAGTGAAAACGGGCTGACTGTGGGAACTCTGCACAACTGACTCAACGGAAACCAACACCGACCCAACAGGTAGTTCCAGCGCTCACAGCTGCTTTTTACAGTTAATGTTTTTACTGCCACACTCATCAATTATGACTTATCTGCACTTTTATTCACAATTACtcacattttctgtgtttaacattaacaaacaaaactccTCCAAAGCCTCTCACTTTATAGGACTgtacagaaatacacacacacacacacacacacacacacacacacacacacacagtggcggTGTCTGTTTCCTGAGCCTGGGGGTGTTTTCCACTGTTTAaccaagtgtaaaaaaaaattcacacccactaaagaaaaacaagcacattttGTATCCTCCCTGCTGCAAACGCACATTATAGCACAGCCCCGGCCCCTCTTCTGCTCACTCATAAATCTCCAACTTATCTCAGTTTAGATTGCTTAGCATCATAAATTGCTTTCAGGAGAAATGtggctcatttttcttttttttttcaccatctaCTATAGTACAGAAATGATCCCTGTGCAGCAGTTTTAAAGGGTTAACAATTCAGTTACCTAAGAGGGTTTGCTCTTGAAACTGAGTTGTGTTATTGCAGTTTTGCATGGTGACATTTGCCTCCCCCTCCTTTCATTTGCCTTAGATATAAACCGATGTTAAGTTAAGCTCTAACCTTAGAGGCCAAAGAGGGCACTCCGGTTCCTGCTCAAACTGCGGCTCAGCAGAACAGTCAGATTGTGGGTGACAGCTTTCTTGAGAACCACCGCCAACCCGAGTGAGCACCTGAGGTCATTTGTCAGAGGAAACCAAAGATAAATGGACAGAAATATAATCCGACAGATCATAAACAAAACGACAGTTTGTGTACTTTTATAATCTCATGATTCTGAGAACCACTTTCAGACCATCAGTAATAAACTTCTTATTTTAGCTGAGTCTATCACACTGCTTTATGCACAGGCCTGGATTCAGGTCGAAgctttttgaggttttgttaTGATGGGTAAACGTGGGGATACGAGGCTTTAGGAAAAAGACGAATAACAACTGTATTTGttacatacatgcagtgaaattcagtctctgcatttaacccacatgcagcacaacatgtggagcagggggcagctagaTAGCACCTGGgaagcaacctgggggggttcTCAAGggcccacagtgatgccagtaCAAGGATTCGAACCAGCGTCCTCTCAGTGATtaaaccctcttcttctcctctatgCCACACTCCTTTAGGAATGTAGGACATGAATACCCTCATAAAGAAAGCCAAACAAgcatgcctgtgtgtgctcaCTGTGATCAAGTGTGAAGCCTCACAGTCAGGAttcactgctgcacacacaggtgagagttcaggctgttggGTCTGGGCCAAACACTTGCAGAAATAAACACGAAGGCTATACTGCTGATGTTGtaaagggtcaaaggtcacagagcTGTGGAAGTGAGACTGATGATCTTGCTCTAATCATGTTTGACAGAGGAAATGTTCCCACGTGTCCTCGAGTCACTTCAGTGAAAGCAcaatctgcctctctgtgtgtgtgtgtgtgtgtgtgtgtgtgtgtgtagaatttGAATAGTCTGGTTTTGTGTGTTGCTAAGAGGACTCAGCAGAGCTGTGAGGAATCTGCTCTGTTTGCAGCTCCACTTTTTGGTCCCCTAAAAGTGAAACTGATCCGATCAGTTTAACCACCAGGGTGAAAATAATCATCTCTCTCAGCTTCCTGAGCTCTGACTGAGACTTCCTGTGTGCTTCTGTCTTTTTGGTTG
The sequence above is a segment of the Archocentrus centrarchus isolate MPI-CPG fArcCen1 chromosome 10, fArcCen1, whole genome shotgun sequence genome. Coding sequences within it:
- the hopx gene encoding homeodomain-only protein — encoded protein: MASKAMASLKLSQDQIHILEENFNKVSKHPDSTTLMLIAAECGLSEEETQKWFTLRNAQWRQSEGLPAEQGSVLD